Proteins from one Polynucleobacter wuianus genomic window:
- a CDS encoding substrate-binding domain-containing protein, translated as MKITSFLRNTTLVFLATFLFATPTFAADIQVITSGAFAEALKALVPEYEKQSSNKVIISYGSSMGAAPDSIPSRLARDEKFDVLILAGPALEGFIKSGTIQSGSRVDLVASVIGAAVKAGSPKPDISTVPALKQALLNAKSVAYSASASGTYLSTELFPKLGIAEQMSKTAKRIYSERVGTVVARGDAELGFQQVSELIPIPGIDFIGEIPPEVQQTVLFSAGITSNVNSLDASRDLIAFLASPKAAPSIQKAGLKPLLPALPWR; from the coding sequence ATGAAAATAACTTCCTTTCTCAGAAACACTACATTAGTTTTTCTTGCCACCTTCCTATTTGCAACCCCGACCTTTGCTGCCGATATCCAGGTGATTACCTCAGGCGCATTTGCAGAGGCGCTTAAAGCTCTGGTGCCAGAGTATGAAAAACAATCATCAAATAAAGTCATTATTTCTTATGGCTCTTCTATGGGGGCTGCCCCTGACTCAATTCCATCAAGACTTGCCAGAGATGAAAAGTTTGATGTGTTAATACTTGCCGGGCCTGCGCTAGAAGGTTTTATTAAGAGCGGCACTATTCAGTCAGGAAGCAGAGTGGATTTGGTTGCTTCTGTCATTGGCGCTGCTGTAAAGGCTGGTTCACCCAAGCCGGATATCAGCACAGTTCCAGCACTCAAGCAGGCTCTGCTGAATGCAAAGTCTGTGGCCTATTCTGCGAGTGCTAGTGGCACCTATTTATCTACTGAGCTCTTTCCAAAACTCGGTATTGCTGAGCAGATGAGTAAGACTGCTAAAAGGATTTACAGTGAACGCGTTGGTACAGTAGTTGCTAGGGGGGATGCAGAGTTGGGCTTTCAACAGGTGAGCGAATTGATTCCCATTCCGGGGATAGATTTCATTGGCGAGATTCCTCCAGAAGTACAGCAGACAGTTTTGTTTTCGGCAGGCATTACCAGCAATGTGAACAGCCTTGACGCATCAAGAGACCTCATCGCATTTTTAGCCTCCCCAAAAGCCGCACCTTCAATTCAGAAGGCTGGCCTTAAGCCACTACTTCCCGCCTTGCCTTGGAGATAA
- a CDS encoding haloacid dehalogenase type II — MYKLITFDAYGTLFDVYSMGQLAEELFPGHGQALSLMWRDRQIEYTRLVTMSDPSPCGSKYYLPFWELTIRSLRYVCKRMSLDLSEGSEQLLMDQYAKLTSFEDSLAVLQEIKKRGMATAILSNGSREMLTTVVQSNGLAAYLDQVVTVEDVRLFKTAPQAYELLLEAFPVKKEEVLFVSSNAWDALAAKWYGYDVFWVNRLGHPFEEIGEQPNYVGNSLSKVLEII, encoded by the coding sequence ATGTATAAGTTAATCACATTTGATGCTTATGGGACCCTTTTTGATGTCTACTCAATGGGACAGTTAGCAGAAGAGCTATTTCCAGGGCACGGCCAAGCATTGTCATTAATGTGGCGTGATCGCCAAATTGAATACACGCGTCTAGTTACGATGAGTGACCCCAGTCCTTGCGGTAGCAAGTATTACTTGCCATTTTGGGAGCTGACTATTCGGTCACTACGCTATGTCTGCAAACGCATGAGTCTTGACCTTTCTGAAGGCAGTGAACAGCTGCTTATGGACCAATATGCCAAACTCACCAGCTTTGAAGATAGCCTGGCAGTTCTTCAAGAAATTAAAAAGCGCGGAATGGCCACTGCCATTTTGTCTAATGGCAGCAGAGAAATGCTCACTACAGTTGTACAAAGCAATGGTCTAGCAGCGTATTTAGATCAAGTAGTTACGGTTGAGGACGTACGTCTGTTTAAGACTGCCCCACAGGCCTATGAGTTGCTGCTTGAGGCCTTCCCCGTAAAAAAAGAGGAAGTTCTATTTGTATCAAGTAATGCTTGGGATGCCTTGGCTGCCAAGTGGTATGGATATGATGTCTTTTGGGTAAATCGGCTGGGCCATCCATTTGAGGAAATCGGCGAGCAACCAAACTATGTCGGCAATTCTTTGAGCAAAGTATTAGAGATTATTTAA
- a CDS encoding tautomerase family protein, with protein sequence MPLVRIDLSKKHSESFAHQVGNIVYQVMREQINVPEDDKFQIITRHESTEFNIPKSYLGIEYSDSIIFIQATISFGRSTDLKKNLYKTICGALVQSLKVRPQDVFINLIEVNKENWSFGNGEMQYADKD encoded by the coding sequence ATGCCATTAGTGAGAATTGATTTAAGTAAAAAACACTCTGAGAGCTTCGCGCATCAGGTTGGGAACATTGTCTACCAGGTCATGCGAGAGCAAATTAACGTTCCCGAGGATGATAAATTCCAAATTATTACTAGGCACGAGTCAACGGAGTTCAATATTCCGAAAAGTTATTTGGGAATTGAATATTCAGATAGCATTATTTTTATTCAAGCAACTATCAGCTTTGGTAGATCTACAGATCTTAAAAAGAATCTATATAAAACAATTTGTGGGGCCTTAGTACAAAGCCTTAAAGTCAGACCTCAAGATGTCTTTATCAACTTGATTGAGGTGAATAAAGAAAATTGGTCGTTTGGGAATGGCGAGATGCAATATGCAGACAAGGATTAA
- a CDS encoding DUF2461 domain-containing protein, translated as MQTRIKYPVFNPKAFTFFEELTNNQNRVWFNEHRSEYEEFVREPMKSFTESLSENLAEKQVPLWGDPKRSLFRINRDARFSKAKHPYNMHASGLFTRTGDKHSPGVLYFRLDPLGSRCAAGYFQPETHILKKLRQGILENPKAWLSLERSLKRKGYELDYSHTLARIPRGFDDVPVEIERAIKLKGWVIRKQLPRSVVCSKNLINEVTSFAKDMLPLLSFGWHALAKFTD; from the coding sequence ATGCAGACAAGGATTAAGTATCCAGTGTTTAATCCAAAGGCATTCACATTTTTTGAAGAGCTCACCAATAATCAAAATAGAGTCTGGTTTAACGAACATCGTTCTGAGTATGAGGAGTTTGTGCGGGAGCCCATGAAGTCCTTTACAGAGAGCCTGTCGGAAAATCTTGCTGAGAAGCAGGTGCCGCTGTGGGGAGATCCTAAAAGATCTTTATTTAGAATAAATCGAGACGCTCGTTTTTCAAAGGCAAAACATCCCTATAACATGCATGCCAGTGGGCTGTTTACTCGAACTGGCGATAAACATTCTCCAGGCGTGCTGTACTTTCGTCTAGATCCTTTAGGAAGTCGATGTGCTGCTGGTTATTTTCAGCCCGAAACCCATATTCTGAAAAAGCTAAGACAGGGAATTCTAGAGAACCCTAAGGCCTGGCTTTCCCTAGAAAGATCTCTAAAGCGAAAAGGCTATGAGCTTGATTATTCCCATACATTAGCCCGAATACCCAGGGGCTTTGATGATGTGCCAGTAGAAATCGAGCGCGCTATCAAGCTAAAAGGTTGGGTTATCAGAAAACAGTTGCCCCGATCGGTTGTTTGCTCAAAAAATTTAATTAACGAAGTCACAAGCTTTGCTAAAGATATGCTTCCATTATTGAGTTTTGGCTGGCATGCACTGGCAAAATTTACTGATTAG
- a CDS encoding MAPEG family protein, translated as MLLVTSVIAAVLTIIFVRLSFAVIALRRKNKVGLGSGGHEDLERAIRAQGNFAEYVPFGVILIACLELNGGPWWLVAMSGVTLIIGRLIHAKGIHIPPPDFSKRVLGMKITFGTLITLAILNLGWTMQKLLG; from the coding sequence ATGCTATTAGTCACATCAGTGATTGCTGCTGTGTTAACCATTATCTTTGTTAGGCTCTCCTTTGCCGTCATTGCGCTTAGAAGAAAGAATAAGGTTGGCTTAGGCAGTGGTGGCCACGAAGATCTTGAGAGAGCGATTCGCGCTCAAGGCAACTTTGCAGAGTATGTTCCATTTGGAGTTATCTTGATCGCTTGTTTAGAGTTAAATGGCGGGCCTTGGTGGTTGGTTGCCATGTCCGGCGTGACTTTAATTATTGGACGCTTGATTCACGCCAAAGGAATTCATATTCCTCCACCAGATTTCAGCAAGAGAGTTTTAGGAATGAAGATTACTTTTGGCACACTCATTACATTGGCCATTCTGAATCTAGGCTGGACTATGCAAAAGTTGCTTGGTTAA
- a CDS encoding sodium-dependent bicarbonate transport family permease, whose protein sequence is MSNFLDPAILFFVFGAFAGAVKSNLEIPQPIARFLSLYLLMALGLKGGFALHKSGFTLEIVLALGLAMSLAIIIPLMGYLILRTKLNNYDAAAIAATYGSVSAVTFITATQALDQYGIAFGGHMAAAMALMESPAIILAILLANRARASAKNSKQPTSMSKILHESFTDGAQLLLLGSMLVGLVSGDAGQKIMAPFSIDLFKGMLAFFLLDMGLMAAKNFEGLKGKPSITLFYAIGAPLVHASIALGFCKLLGLPLGDTILLMVLAASASYIAVPAVLRHALPEVNPALYMGMSLGITFPFNIILGIPLYAYIAKLTY, encoded by the coding sequence ATGAGCAATTTCTTGGATCCAGCAATTCTCTTCTTTGTATTTGGTGCTTTTGCTGGAGCAGTGAAATCAAATTTAGAAATTCCTCAGCCAATCGCCAGATTTTTGTCTTTGTATCTCTTGATGGCTTTAGGCTTGAAGGGCGGATTTGCGCTTCATAAATCTGGATTTACTCTCGAGATTGTTTTGGCGCTTGGGCTGGCAATGTCTCTGGCAATCATCATCCCGCTCATGGGCTATTTGATTTTAAGAACAAAGCTGAACAATTACGACGCCGCAGCTATCGCCGCCACATATGGTTCGGTTAGTGCCGTTACATTTATCACTGCGACACAAGCGTTAGATCAATATGGCATTGCATTTGGTGGGCATATGGCTGCTGCAATGGCATTAATGGAGTCGCCCGCAATTATTTTGGCAATCTTGCTAGCAAATAGAGCCAGAGCTTCTGCTAAAAACTCAAAGCAACCGACGAGTATGTCAAAGATTCTTCATGAGTCCTTTACAGATGGCGCACAACTTCTTTTATTGGGTTCTATGCTAGTTGGCTTAGTCAGCGGCGATGCGGGACAAAAAATAATGGCTCCATTTTCTATTGATTTATTTAAAGGAATGCTGGCTTTCTTCTTGCTGGATATGGGGTTGATGGCGGCCAAGAACTTTGAGGGATTAAAAGGCAAGCCCTCAATCACTTTGTTCTATGCCATTGGAGCCCCCTTAGTTCATGCCTCCATTGCGCTAGGCTTCTGTAAGCTTCTAGGCTTGCCGCTGGGCGATACGATTTTATTAATGGTCCTTGCGGCAAGCGCTTCTTATATTGCTGTGCCAGCAGTCTTAAGGCATGCGCTGCCCGAAGTAAATCCCGCCCTATATATGGGGATGTCATTGGGCATCACCTTCCCCTTTAATATCATTTTGGGAATACCGCTCTACGCGTATATTGCTAAGCTAACTTATTAA
- a CDS encoding peroxiredoxin, with product MTNLNQLPVDLPIPQDDGSTNHLKGMKLPNVSLSATNGKAINFGDIKGKLVIYCYPMTGQPNVALPDGWDQIPGARGCTPQSCSFRDHYQELQALGAEVVGLSVQTSEYQKEMAERLHLPFPVVSDVNYQFQQALNMPTFVAAGMTLLKRVTLIANNGVIEAVHYPIFPSDSDPAWVIDYLKSH from the coding sequence ATGACCAATCTAAACCAGCTTCCTGTAGACCTGCCCATTCCTCAAGATGATGGCTCAACAAATCATTTGAAGGGAATGAAGCTGCCCAATGTTTCTTTAAGTGCCACAAATGGTAAGGCAATTAATTTTGGCGACATCAAAGGTAAATTGGTTATCTACTGTTATCCAATGACGGGGCAGCCTAATGTTGCTTTGCCGGATGGTTGGGACCAAATTCCTGGAGCAAGGGGTTGTACGCCACAGAGTTGTTCCTTTAGGGACCACTATCAAGAGCTTCAAGCATTGGGCGCAGAAGTTGTGGGCTTGAGTGTACAGACTAGCGAATATCAAAAAGAAATGGCAGAAAGGCTTCATCTCCCATTTCCGGTTGTTAGTGACGTCAACTATCAATTTCAACAGGCATTGAATATGCCAACATTTGTAGCCGCTGGAATGACATTATTAAAGCGAGTTACATTAATTGCGAATAATGGCGTGATTGAGGCTGTTCACTACCCTATCTTCCCAAGCGACAGTGATCCAGCTTGGGTCATTGATTATTTGAAGAGCCATTAG